From the genome of Danio rerio strain Tuebingen ecotype United States chromosome 2, GRCz12tu, whole genome shotgun sequence, one region includes:
- the insl5b gene encoding insulin-like 5b precursor yields the protein MKVMLLAVLLVFAACADSAQAQKGLRLCGREFFRAVVYTCGGSRWRRVQTEDPVNGYEIEADVESLTSAEMDRERREVYETLPSTCCKVGCRKSDLVRMC from the exons ATGAAGGTGATGCTGCTAGCAGTGCTGTTGGTGTTTGCTGCATGTGCAGATTCGGCTCAGGCACAGAAAGGTCTCCGACTCTGTGGCCGTGAGTTTTTTCGGGCCGTCGTCTACACGTGTGGGGGCTCCAGATGGAGGCGGGTCCAAACTGAAGACCCCGTAAATG GTTATGAAATCGAGGCTGATGTGGAGTCACTAACCTCTGCAGAAATGGACCGAGAAAGAAGAGAGGTGTACGAAACGCTGCCTTCCACCTGCTGTAAAGTGGGCTGTAGAAAAAGCGATCTAGTTCGCATGTGCTGA
- the insl5b gene encoding insulin-like 5b isoform X1, translated as MDQFLTPFHKFMKVMLLAVLLVFAACADSAQAQKGLRLCGREFFRAVVYTCGGSRWRRVQTEDPVNGYEIEADVESLTSAEMDRERREVYETLPSTCCKVGCRKSDLVRMC; from the exons atggatcagtttcttactccatttcacaagt TCATGAAGGTGATGCTGCTAGCAGTGCTGTTGGTGTTTGCTGCATGTGCAGATTCGGCTCAGGCACAGAAAGGTCTCCGACTCTGTGGCCGTGAGTTTTTTCGGGCCGTCGTCTACACGTGTGGGGGCTCCAGATGGAGGCGGGTCCAAACTGAAGACCCCGTAAATG GTTATGAAATCGAGGCTGATGTGGAGTCACTAACCTCTGCAGAAATGGACCGAGAAAGAAGAGAGGTGTACGAAACGCTGCCTTCCACCTGCTGTAAAGTGGGCTGTAGAAAAAGCGATCTAGTTCGCATGTGCTGA